In Streptomyces chartreusis, the following proteins share a genomic window:
- a CDS encoding (Fe-S)-binding protein yields the protein MQLAAIIVSLVLIVVGVALFGRALLQIFNFLRLGQPVPAGSRTNDPYQRTVTLVKEFLGHTRMNRWGIVGIAHWFVAIGFYTLLLTIVNAFGQLFKADWILPVIGDWAPYNIYVEFIGTMTVVGIATLVVIRQLSRPGRAGRKSRFAGSNTGQAYFVETIILIVGVCIFMLHALEGAQHHVDGYEASFFISYPVVHWLEGMDVSTLQHLTYFFAALKIAASFIWMIVVSLKTDMGVAWHRFLGFPNIWFKRNATGETALGALLPMTSGGKPIDFTDPGDDDVFGVSQVEQFSWKGLLDFSTCTECGRCQSQCPAWNTGKPLSPKLLIMSLRDHAHAKAPYLLAGGGKTMEGDEKASEEQLKDVPAAALAEAERPLIGTAEENGVIDPDVLWSCTTCGACVEQCPVDIEHIDHIVDMRRYQVMIESAFPSEAGTMLKNLEKKGNPWGLAKKQRLEWLKEVEFEVPVVGQDIEDLTEVEYLYWVGCAGALEDRAKKTTKAFAELLHIAGVKFAIMGGDEKCTGDSARRLGNEPLFQELGMENVMALNMAFGEEMDDEGNVTPESKKPRTAKKIVATCPHCLNTIGNEYPQIGGDYEVIHHTQLLQHLVDEGKLVPVTPVEGIITYHDPCYLGRHNKIYTPPREIIASVPGLRNEEMHRHKERGFCCGAGGARMWMEERIGKRINNERVDEALSTNPDIVSTACPFCLVMLTDSVNGKKNDGKAKESIQVVDVAQLLLESVRTPVDPEDTAQTENEPEPEPVK from the coding sequence ATGCAACTCGCCGCGATCATCGTGTCGCTGGTCCTGATCGTGGTCGGCGTGGCACTGTTCGGCCGCGCCCTCCTCCAGATCTTCAACTTCCTGCGGCTCGGCCAGCCCGTGCCCGCAGGGTCCCGGACCAACGACCCCTACCAGCGCACCGTCACCCTGGTGAAGGAGTTCCTGGGGCACACCAGGATGAACCGCTGGGGCATCGTCGGCATCGCGCACTGGTTCGTCGCGATCGGCTTCTACACACTGCTGCTGACGATCGTCAACGCCTTCGGCCAGCTCTTCAAGGCCGACTGGATCCTGCCGGTCATCGGCGACTGGGCGCCGTACAACATCTACGTCGAGTTCATCGGCACCATGACGGTGGTCGGCATCGCGACGCTGGTCGTCATCCGGCAGCTGTCCCGCCCGGGCCGGGCGGGCCGCAAGTCCCGCTTCGCGGGCTCGAACACCGGCCAGGCCTACTTCGTCGAGACGATCATCCTCATCGTCGGTGTCTGCATCTTCATGCTGCACGCGCTGGAAGGCGCGCAGCACCACGTGGACGGCTACGAAGCCTCGTTCTTCATCTCGTACCCGGTGGTGCACTGGCTGGAGGGCATGGACGTCTCCACGCTCCAGCACCTCACGTACTTCTTCGCCGCCCTGAAGATCGCGGCCTCGTTCATCTGGATGATCGTGGTCTCGCTGAAGACCGACATGGGTGTGGCCTGGCACCGCTTCCTGGGCTTCCCGAACATCTGGTTCAAGCGCAACGCCACCGGCGAGACGGCGCTCGGCGCGCTGCTGCCGATGACGTCCGGCGGCAAGCCGATCGACTTCACCGACCCCGGTGACGACGACGTCTTCGGCGTCTCCCAGGTCGAGCAGTTCTCCTGGAAGGGCCTGCTGGACTTCTCCACCTGCACCGAGTGCGGCCGCTGCCAGTCGCAGTGCCCCGCCTGGAACACGGGCAAGCCCCTCTCCCCCAAGCTGCTGATCATGTCGCTGCGCGACCACGCGCACGCCAAGGCGCCGTACCTGCTGGCCGGCGGCGGCAAGACGATGGAGGGCGACGAGAAGGCGTCCGAGGAGCAGCTCAAGGACGTACCGGCGGCCGCCCTCGCGGAGGCCGAGCGTCCGCTGATCGGCACCGCCGAGGAGAACGGCGTCATCGACCCGGACGTCCTGTGGTCCTGCACCACCTGCGGCGCCTGCGTCGAGCAGTGCCCGGTGGACATCGAGCACATCGACCACATCGTCGACATGCGCCGCTACCAGGTAATGATCGAGAGCGCGTTCCCGTCCGAGGCGGGCACGATGCTCAAGAACCTGGAGAAGAAGGGCAACCCCTGGGGTCTGGCCAAGAAGCAGCGCCTGGAGTGGCTCAAGGAGGTCGAGTTCGAGGTCCCGGTCGTCGGCCAGGACATCGAGGACCTCACCGAGGTCGAGTACCTGTACTGGGTCGGCTGCGCCGGCGCCCTGGAGGACCGGGCCAAGAAGACCACCAAGGCCTTCGCCGAGCTGCTGCACATCGCGGGCGTGAAGTTCGCGATCATGGGCGGCGACGAGAAGTGCACCGGTGACTCCGCCCGCCGCCTCGGCAACGAGCCCCTCTTCCAGGAGCTCGGCATGGAGAACGTCATGGCACTGAACATGGCGTTCGGCGAGGAGATGGACGACGAGGGCAACGTCACGCCCGAGTCGAAGAAGCCGCGCACGGCGAAGAAGATCGTCGCCACCTGCCCGCACTGCCTCAACACGATCGGCAACGAGTACCCGCAGATCGGCGGCGACTACGAGGTCATCCACCACACCCAGCTGCTCCAGCACCTGGTGGACGAGGGCAAGCTGGTCCCGGTGACCCCGGTCGAGGGCATCATCACCTACCACGACCCGTGCTACCTGGGCCGGCACAACAAGATCTACACGCCGCCGCGCGAGATCATCGCCAGCGTCCCGGGCCTCAGGAACGAGGAGATGCACCGCCACAAGGAGCGCGGCTTCTGCTGCGGCGCCGGTGGTGCGCGGATGTGGATGGAGGAGCGGATCGGCAAGCGCATCAACAACGAGCGCGTCGACGAGGCCCTCTCCACGAACCCGGACATCGTCTCCACCGCCTGCCCGTTCTGCCTCGTCATGCTGACCGACTCGGTCAACGGCAAGAAGAACGATGGCAAGGCCAAGGAGTCGATCCAGGTCGTCGACGTCGCCCAGCTGCTCCTTGAGTCGGTCAGGACGCCCGTGGACCCCGAGGACACCGCCCAGACGGAGAACGAGCCGGAGCCCGAGCCGGTGAAGTAG
- a CDS encoding zinc-ribbon domain-containing protein — protein MIIFGTKGYLYQLAILTLVCGQCGNPAAHTLRKRVTKFTLFFVPLFPVSTKYATQCTFCGAEHKVPQEQAEQLQAQAAAGGPGGQQPYGQPQQPYRS, from the coding sequence GTGATCATCTTCGGCACCAAGGGTTACCTCTACCAGCTCGCGATACTCACGCTGGTGTGCGGTCAGTGCGGCAACCCCGCGGCGCACACGCTGCGCAAGCGCGTCACCAAGTTCACGCTGTTCTTCGTGCCGCTGTTCCCGGTCTCGACCAAGTACGCGACGCAGTGCACCTTCTGCGGTGCGGAGCACAAGGTGCCCCAGGAGCAGGCCGAGCAGCTCCAGGCACAGGCCGCCGCCGGGGGCCCCGGGGGTCAGCAGCCGTACGGACAGCCCCAGCAGCCGTACCGGTCCTGA
- a CDS encoding DUF2637 domain-containing protein, producing the protein MRSDYDAVEQQPHYAQRLDMHNLWQAPEQGISSSGGWDLDAELAHMLSTTQGLDLADLVPPPPPPPRSDDRPPPRPVHRKRPQTGARVFGGNPKIVSVSVLVTLITLCAVTMLTWSISYSYDQLRDIALLVVSEKLAQWWPLTVYGPWLLAGLSILRASVQRRTARRSWAVMLISSGTAVALCIGQSADSLLAMVIVGIPPITALVCFRELVGQFSTRPGPRHAADTMNNPKQPKS; encoded by the coding sequence ATGAGGTCCGACTATGACGCGGTAGAGCAGCAGCCTCATTACGCTCAGCGGCTCGACATGCACAACCTCTGGCAGGCCCCTGAGCAGGGGATCTCCTCGTCGGGCGGCTGGGATCTGGACGCGGAGCTGGCTCACATGCTGAGCACGACGCAGGGCCTGGATCTCGCCGATCTCGTGCCCCCTCCGCCGCCGCCCCCGCGGAGCGACGACAGGCCCCCGCCCCGCCCGGTCCATCGGAAACGACCTCAGACGGGCGCCCGGGTCTTCGGCGGAAATCCGAAGATCGTGAGCGTCTCCGTTCTGGTCACGTTAATCACCTTGTGTGCGGTGACGATGCTCACATGGTCCATCTCGTATTCGTACGATCAGCTTCGCGACATCGCGCTTCTCGTCGTTTCGGAGAAGCTGGCGCAATGGTGGCCGCTGACGGTGTACGGACCGTGGCTGCTGGCCGGCCTGTCCATCCTGCGGGCCTCCGTCCAGCGCCGGACCGCCCGGCGGTCCTGGGCCGTCATGCTGATCTCCTCCGGCACCGCCGTCGCCCTGTGCATCGGTCAGTCGGCGGATTCCCTGCTCGCGATGGTGATCGTCGGGATTCCCCCGATCACCGCCCTGGTCTGCTTTCGCGAGCTTGTCGGCCAGTTTTCGACGCGCCCCGGCCCGAGGCACGCCGCCGACACGATGAACAACCCCAAGCAGCCCAAGTCGTAG
- a CDS encoding MFS transporter produces the protein MTATQPREAAPAARMWPLYAAGFTTAFGAHGIAANLGGHSDDAVTSLLVLGGLLALYDGAEVLLKPVFGSLADRIGARPVLLGGLIGFALASAAYVVADSPAWLWAARLGQGAAASAFSPSASALVARLNPAARHGRAFGSYGFYKSIGYTLGPLLGGVLVWAGGLRLLFVVLAVLGAAVALWAAVSVPHVPPLPKQRQTVVDLARRLADPAFLRPTAALAAATAALSVGVGFLPVSGAAAGLGTVATGAAVSVLAACAAVVQPKAGRALDDGRLSTRAGLTAGLLTTAAGLACAMLPGLAGILLAAALIGVGTGLITPLGFAALAASTPTERLGRTMGSAELGRELGDAGGPLLVAAVASLATLTYGYAALALLIAVGPVLALLKSARNTAENAAGNNA, from the coding sequence ATGACCGCGACCCAGCCCCGCGAGGCGGCCCCGGCCGCCCGGATGTGGCCCCTGTACGCCGCCGGCTTCACCACCGCCTTCGGTGCGCACGGCATCGCCGCCAACCTCGGCGGGCACTCCGACGACGCGGTGACCTCCCTGCTCGTCCTCGGCGGCCTGCTCGCCCTCTACGACGGCGCCGAGGTGCTGCTCAAGCCGGTCTTCGGCAGCCTCGCCGACCGGATCGGCGCCCGCCCGGTCCTGCTCGGCGGACTGATCGGCTTCGCGCTCGCCTCCGCCGCGTACGTCGTCGCCGACAGCCCCGCGTGGCTCTGGGCCGCCCGGCTCGGCCAGGGCGCCGCCGCCTCCGCGTTCTCGCCGTCCGCCTCCGCGCTGGTCGCCCGCCTGAACCCGGCCGCCAGACACGGCCGGGCGTTCGGCAGTTACGGCTTCTACAAGTCCATCGGCTACACCCTCGGCCCGCTGCTCGGCGGCGTCCTGGTGTGGGCCGGCGGCCTCAGGCTGCTGTTCGTCGTGCTGGCGGTGCTCGGCGCCGCCGTCGCGCTGTGGGCCGCCGTGTCCGTCCCGCACGTACCGCCGCTGCCCAAGCAGCGGCAGACGGTCGTCGACCTGGCCCGGCGGCTGGCCGACCCGGCCTTCCTGCGGCCCACCGCCGCCCTGGCCGCCGCGACCGCCGCCCTCTCCGTGGGCGTCGGCTTCCTGCCGGTCTCCGGCGCCGCCGCCGGCCTCGGCACGGTCGCCACCGGCGCCGCGGTCTCGGTGCTGGCGGCCTGCGCGGCCGTCGTACAGCCGAAGGCCGGGCGGGCCCTGGACGACGGCCGCCTCAGCACCCGCGCCGGCCTCACCGCCGGGCTGCTGACCACCGCGGCGGGACTGGCCTGCGCGATGCTCCCCGGCCTTGCCGGAATCCTCCTCGCGGCCGCCCTGATCGGCGTCGGCACCGGCCTTATCACCCCGCTCGGCTTCGCCGCCCTGGCCGCCTCCACGCCCACCGAACGGCTGGGCCGGACCATGGGCTCCGCCGAGCTCGGCCGGGAGCTCGGCGACGCGGGCGGACCGCTGCTGGTCGCCGCCGTCGCCTCGCTCGCCACCCTCACGTACGGCTACGCCGCCCTCGCCCTGCTCATCGCCGTCGGCCCCGTCCTCGCCCTCCTCAAGAGCGCCCGGAACACCGCCGAGAACGCTGCCGGGAACAACGCGTAA
- a CDS encoding Chromate resistance protein ChrB, producing MEYGGGGDDAPDGTRWIVLVVRVPAEPSRHRVAVWRELRKTGALSLGQGVWAVPDVPLFADGIGRVLELTERAGGEAVSLAATGRGSQDGRRLRAMFTTARSADWAEFIADCGKFEAELAKEIRIAKFTLAELEEEEQSLERLRRWHRDLTARDVFGAPEAAEAGERLKVCAAACEDYAERVFTALHQVPEQRMPEEGRREPGEESGR from the coding sequence ATGGAGTACGGCGGCGGGGGCGACGACGCGCCTGACGGAACGCGCTGGATCGTCCTCGTCGTCAGGGTCCCGGCCGAGCCCTCCCGGCACCGGGTGGCCGTCTGGCGTGAGCTGCGGAAGACCGGCGCGCTCTCCCTCGGGCAGGGGGTGTGGGCCGTACCGGACGTGCCGCTGTTCGCCGACGGGATCGGCCGGGTGCTGGAGCTGACCGAGCGCGCCGGCGGCGAGGCCGTCTCACTCGCGGCCACCGGGCGGGGCAGTCAGGACGGGCGGCGGCTGCGCGCCATGTTCACGACCGCCCGCTCCGCCGACTGGGCCGAATTCATAGCCGACTGCGGCAAGTTCGAGGCGGAACTGGCCAAGGAGATCCGCATCGCCAAGTTCACGCTCGCCGAACTGGAGGAAGAGGAGCAGTCGCTGGAGCGGCTGCGCCGCTGGCACCGGGACCTGACCGCGCGGGACGTCTTCGGCGCCCCCGAGGCCGCCGAGGCCGGTGAGCGGCTCAAGGTCTGCGCGGCCGCCTGCGAGGACTACGCCGAGCGGGTCTTCACCGCACTGCACCAGGTGCCGGAGCAGCGGATGCCCGAAGAGGGCAGGCGGGAGCCCGGGGAGGAGTCCGGCCGATGA
- a CDS encoding nitroreductase — translation MDVYEAVRTRRAVRGFTDRQVPREVLERVLATAAWAPSASNLQPWHAYVLTGEPLAGLKKRACARLAAGEPWDEPQYEQYPADLKSPYRERRAAFGEQRYGALGIPREDIEARQRAASANWDCFGASAALFCYIDRDLGPAQWSDLGMYLQTVMLLLRAEGLHSCTQMAWAKYHRSVAEVLVPPDDLVLFCGMSIGFEDDTVHHARTGRAPIEETVTFVTAR, via the coding sequence TTGGACGTCTACGAAGCGGTCCGGACCCGGCGGGCCGTACGAGGGTTCACCGACCGGCAGGTCCCCAGGGAGGTGCTGGAGCGCGTCCTGGCCACCGCGGCCTGGGCCCCGTCCGCCTCCAACCTCCAGCCGTGGCACGCCTACGTGCTGACCGGTGAGCCGCTGGCCGGGCTCAAGAAGCGGGCCTGCGCCCGCCTGGCCGCGGGCGAGCCCTGGGACGAGCCGCAGTACGAGCAGTACCCCGCCGACCTGAAGTCCCCCTACCGCGAACGCCGGGCCGCCTTCGGCGAGCAGCGCTACGGCGCGCTCGGCATCCCGCGCGAGGACATCGAGGCGCGGCAGCGGGCCGCCTCCGCGAACTGGGACTGCTTCGGCGCGAGCGCCGCCCTGTTCTGCTACATCGACCGCGACCTGGGGCCGGCCCAGTGGTCCGACCTCGGCATGTACCTCCAGACCGTGATGCTGCTGCTCCGCGCGGAGGGGCTGCACAGCTGCACGCAGATGGCATGGGCGAAGTACCACCGGAGCGTCGCGGAGGTCCTGGTGCCACCGGACGACCTCGTCCTGTTCTGCGGCATGTCGATCGGCTTCGAGGACGACACGGTCCACCACGCCCGCACCGGCCGGGCGCCGATCGAGGAGACGGTCACGTTCGTCACCGCCCGCTGA
- a CDS encoding FMN-dependent NADH-azoreductase produces the protein MVTLLHIDSSVLPGEASSSRAVAAAFLEAWREQHPQGRVIHRDLAAAPVPHITAAGWSAGQTPAAERTPEQAAAFGERVRLIEELERADAVLIGAPMHNFSVPSTLKAWLDNVLLPGRTTGESPSAQNTPVTVIASRGGSYAPGTPREGFEFVRNYLEAVLERTLGMDLDFIVPELTMAPRNPAMAELIPLYEASRRRAFEEAARKAKELAERLAA, from the coding sequence ATGGTCACGCTGTTGCACATCGATTCGTCCGTGCTCCCCGGCGAAGCGTCCTCGTCCCGCGCGGTCGCCGCCGCCTTCCTGGAGGCCTGGCGGGAGCAGCACCCGCAGGGCAGGGTGATCCACCGGGACCTGGCCGCGGCCCCGGTCCCGCACATCACCGCCGCAGGCTGGTCGGCCGGTCAGACCCCTGCGGCCGAGCGCACCCCGGAGCAGGCGGCCGCGTTCGGCGAGCGGGTGCGGCTCATCGAGGAGCTGGAGCGGGCGGACGCGGTCCTGATCGGCGCCCCCATGCACAACTTCTCGGTGCCCTCGACCCTGAAGGCATGGCTGGACAACGTCCTCCTGCCCGGCCGCACCACCGGCGAGAGCCCCTCCGCGCAAAACACCCCGGTCACCGTCATCGCCAGCCGCGGCGGGTCCTACGCGCCGGGCACCCCGCGCGAGGGCTTCGAGTTCGTCCGGAACTATCTGGAGGCCGTCCTCGAACGCACCCTCGGCATGGACCTCGACTTCATCGTGCCGGAGCTGACGATGGCGCCCCGCAACCCGGCCATGGCCGAGCTGATCCCGCTCTACGAGGCCTCCCGCCGGCGCGCGTTCGAGGAGGCGGCCCGCAAGGCGAAGGAACTGGCGGAGCGGCTCGCCGCGTAA
- a CDS encoding MarR family winged helix-turn-helix transcriptional regulator yields MTADVPHATTASRATDRPGDTSPFALGLLLRRAHWRAHTAMTEALRPLGIELRHFSVLIVLVDRGPTVQRDLAAATGTDKAGIMRVVDDLERKGLAVRKAVPGDRRVRQVEITPRGVELFDAAHAAAELPAEGLAAVLGPGETEQLSALLTRFAHPEG; encoded by the coding sequence ATGACCGCCGACGTTCCGCACGCAACCACCGCCTCGCGGGCGACCGACCGCCCCGGTGACACCTCACCCTTCGCGCTCGGCCTGCTGCTGCGCCGGGCGCACTGGCGGGCGCACACGGCGATGACGGAGGCGCTCCGGCCGCTCGGCATCGAGCTGCGTCACTTCTCCGTACTGATCGTGCTCGTCGACCGCGGACCCACGGTGCAGCGTGATCTCGCCGCGGCGACGGGGACCGACAAGGCGGGGATCATGCGGGTCGTGGACGACCTGGAGCGCAAGGGGCTGGCCGTGCGCAAGGCCGTGCCGGGCGACCGGCGGGTGCGGCAGGTGGAGATCACGCCCCGGGGCGTCGAGCTGTTCGACGCGGCACACGCGGCGGCCGAGCTGCCGGCCGAGGGCCTGGCCGCCGTGCTGGGCCCCGGCGAGACCGAGCAACTGAGCGCGCTGCTGACCCGGTTCGCCCACCCCGAGGGCTGA